One Mycolicibacterium sp. ND9-15 genomic window, GCCCCGGTGCGGGTCTCCAACCGCACGGTCGTCGACGGCGGTACCGCGGCCAAGATGTAGCGGCTGGCCGCCTGGGTGACCCATCCGTTGGTGTGCGCGCGCACCGTCAGGTGGCGGTCCGGTTCGGCGGTCGGCTCGTCGCGCGCCGGCGTCTCCGTGCGGGCCTCCCTGGCCTGCTCGTCGATGACCGCGTCGGCCTCCGCAGCGATCGTGCGCACCACCTCGCCGACCTGTAACCCGTAGGCCAGCCGGTTCAGGTAGGCGATGATCAGCAGCACGGTCGCGACCGCCAGCACGACCGCCGCCGTCATCGATACCCGCGGCGCGTTCGAGTTGGGTTCGCCGCTGATATGACGCAGTGTCAGCACGCAGAACACGAACGTGGCCACCAGTAGGCCGATGACGAACTGACTGAACCTGTCCCTGATGAACGACCGCATCACCCGTGGCGAGAACTGGCTGCTGGCCAGTTGCAGGCTCACCACCGTCAAGGAGAACACCACCCCGGCGGTCGTGATCGTCGCGCCCGCGACGGTGCTCAGCAGCCAGATCGCAGCATTGCTGTTCATCTCCAATGTCAACGGAAGCGAGTTCTCGACGCCGACCACATCGTCGAGATAGGCCGTCACCTCGGCCAACACGATGCCGCCGACCAGCACGAGAGCCGGCAGCGCGAACAGGCTCTCGCGGAAGTTGTAGAGGGCGGTGGAGATTCGCATTGCCGAAGGTGTGGCGGTGTGGCGCATCGCCATGACTTCTCCTGGGTTCCGACACATTGGCTTCCGCTGTGGGATACCCAGCGGCGTCACGGTGTACCCGACCCCTTCGGCACCGGCGCGCCGGCGCGCGGACAGCCTGCAGATTCGCTGCCGATTGACTGGCAAGGCCCTTGGGCGGCGGGCAGCCGACCAGCGGCACGCACAGACTGGCAGATAACAGATAACCGCAGTCCCAATCCGAGGAGATCTTCCGATGTCGCGTCTCCGCACGCTGCAATGGACGGCCAGCATCGCAGGCACCGGCGCACTGTTCGGCGCCGCACTGTTCGGTGTCACGGGATCAGCGCAGGCAACGCCGGATTCGGGTATGAACGCCCCCGGCTGCACCGCCGCAGATCTCGAGGGGGTCCGGGCCGGCGTGGACGCGTCGACGTCGGCTTATCTGTTCATTCACCCCGACCTCAACGGCTTCCTCCACACCATGCAGGGCAAGACCCGTGAGCAGGTAGCCGACCAGATGAAGGGGTACATGGCAGGCCATCCGCAGGAGAACGCCGAGATGGCCGGAATCCGGCAGCCACTGGTCGACCTCAAGAACCATTGCGGCGCGATGGTCAATCCCTGACCCCACCGGCCGGTACCGAAACTAGGCGAGGAGGACGCGATTCCACACCCGGTGCTCACCGAGACTGTCGATGAGCGCCTCGGCGAGTTGGGCTGGATCTGAGCCCGTGAGAACGCCTTCCCCCTCGGCGGAGACACCCGCCGTGGCGAGCAGACCCTCCCCCTGCGGCAGCACGCCGATGGCCTTGAGGTGCCGGAACGCCTCGTCGACCATGATCCTGGCCCCGGTGTCGGGCGGTGAGCCCGCGAGGACCAGGGCGTCGAACTCCACCGATCGTCCCGTGCCATAGGTGCGCGAAATCGGAAGGGCCGCATTGCCGTTGGGGAGCATGCCGCCATGCGAGGCGGTTACCAACGGAACCAGGTCCGCGGCGGCGATCGCGGCGACGAGCGCTGCGACCTCGCCCGGCTCGGAGTCGGCGCCCGTGAGAATGCCGACCTTGCGTCCCTCGACCGGCCAACGCCCGCCGATCTGCGAGAGCGCCGGGCTGAGCTCCGGACTGGTGGGCGCCACGCTGGGCGCGGGCGGTTCAAGTCCCAGGCCGGCCGCGACCGTGGCGCACAGTTCCGCATCGACGTTCGCGAGCACCGCGACGGCCCGCTCCTTGATCGCCTGTTCGTAGCACTTGCCGAGTTCGAAAATGAACGCATCGGCGACATGCGCCTGCTCCACCGGTTGCAGGCTGCGGTAGAACAACGTCGCCTGCGTGAAGTGGTCATCGAAGCTGGCAGGCGCGGCACGGCGTTTCGTCGAAGCCGGCAGCGCGGCGGGAATCTCGATGTACGCGCCGGTTTCGGCGGCGGCGAGGAACGGGCAGCCGCCGTCCAGTGAGTTGGGACGGTACGGCGCCGCCCCTGGATGAACGCCGTGCTGGTGGTATCCGTCGCGCAGCATGTCGTTGACCGGCGCGTGCGGGCGGTTGATCGGGATCTGCGCGAAGTTCGGTCCGCCCAGCCTCGTCAGTTGCGTGTCGAGGTAGGAGAACAGCCGCGCCTGTAGGAGCGGGTCGTCGGTGACGTCGATACCGGGGACCAGATGACCGGGATGGAAGGCCACCTGTTCCGTCTCGGCGAAGAAGTTCGTCGGATTGCCGTTGAGTTGCATCGTGCCGATGGGCTGAACCGGGGCCAGCTCCTCGGGCACGATCTTGGTCGGGTCGAGCAGATCGATGCCTTCGAAGGTCTGTTCCGGCGTATCCGGCATCACCTGCACTCCGAGTTCCCACTCCGGGTAGGCGCCCGCCTCGATCGCGTCGGCGAGGTCGCGGCGATGGAAGTCGGGATCGACCCCGCCGGCCAACTGCGCCTCCTCCCAGACCAGCGAGTGCACACCCTGACGCGGCTTCCAGTGGAACTTCACCAACGATGTGGAACCGTCTGGGGCTTCCAGCCGGAAGGTGTTGACGCCGAAGCCCTCCATCATCCGGTACGACCGCGGTATCCCCCGGTCGGACATGTTCCAGATCGTGTGCGCGGTCGCCTCTGTATGCAGTGACAGGAAGTCCCAGAACGTGTCGTGCGCAGTCTGGGCCTGCGGGATCTCGCGGTCGGGGTGCGGCTTGGCCGCGTGTACGACGTCGGGGAACTTGATGCCGTCCTGGATGAAGAAGACCGGGATGTTGTTGCCCACGAGGTCGAAGGTGCCCTCGTCGGTGTAGAACTTGGTGGCGAACCCGCGGGTGTCGCGGGCCGTGTCGAGCGATCCGCGATTGCCGATCACGGTCGAGAACCGGACGAAAACCTTCGTCTCGACGCCGGATTTCAGGAACCCGGCCTTGCAGATCTTCTCGGCTGCGCCGTTCCCGCGGAACACGCCGTGCGCGCCCGCACCGCGCGCATGCACCACGCGCTCGGGGATCCGCTCGTGGTCGAAGTGCATCACCTTCTCGCGCAGGTGATGGTCCTGCAGCAGCGTCGGTCCGCGTTCGCCCGCCTTGAGCGAGTGATCCGTCTCGTACAGCCGGGCACCCTGCGCGGTCGTGAGGTACTCGCCCTGTTGTCCACGCGCGGTCGGCGGGCCCTCGACGGGAGTACCTGTCGCAGTGCGCAATTCGGGGGCCGTCTGATCCGGCTTGGGCGGCAGCGGCTCCCGTGGTGTGGTCGGCTCGTCGAACTGCGGCGGCTGCGGACCCGGCGCGCCCGGTACGTAGGCGCCGGCACCCTTACCAGTAGCGGCCTCCAAGACTTCCTTGGTCTTGTCCTTGACCTCTTCGACGACGTCCTCGACGGCGCCCTTGATGGCGTCCTTCGGCCCTTGATTTTTCGCCATGGATTCCTCCCGACTGTTTTCCGCGTGAACCGGGGTCGGTCTATCGCGCACCAGTGCTCCCCGCTGAGCGCGTTTTCCCGCGACAACCGGAACTAAACCTCGATGCCGCCGGTATCCCGGAAATTCACTCGGGCGCCAGCCACGCCAGCGCGGCCACGACAAGCGCCTGAGTCCCCGTATCCAGCGTGGGCTGAATAACCGGGGCGAACGTCGGCGAATGGTTGACCGGGATCTCCTGATCGATCCGGCCGCGCTTCGCCGCCTCCTGGTAGGCCGCCGGTTCGATGCCGCCGAGACCCCAGTACGTGTAGGGCACACCGAGTGCCGCCGGGATCTCGCTGAAGTCCTCGCTGGCGGTCTGCTGCGGCATGGGCTGGCAGCGGTCTCCGAAAAACGTTGTGAACGCGTCGCTTACCCGCTCCGTGGTGGCGGTGTCGTTGTCCGTCAACGGAAATCGGTCGAAAATATCGAACTCGGGCTCGCGGGGCGAGTCCGACGCCTCGCATTCGGCGGTCACGATGCGCCGGATCGCGTCCAGCATCGCGGTGCGGGTCTGCTCGCTGTAGGTCCGGATGTTCAGTTGCAGCACAGCACGATCCGGAATCACGTTACTCTTGCTGCCGGCTTGGATGCTGCCGACGGTGAGCACGGCAGAATCGCCCGGGGCGACTTCCCGCGACACGATCGTCTGCAGCCGGACGACGATCATCGCCGCCAACACCACCGGGTCGACGGCGGCCTGCGGCATGGAACCGTGTGCACCGCGGCCGTAGACGGTGACGCGCATGCTGTCGGCCGCCGACAGCAGCGGACCGGCAGCGGTGCCGACCCGGCCCGCCGGTGCGGGCAGGACGTGCTGGGCAAGGGCGACATCGACCCCCGGAATCAATTCCGCCAATCCATCGTCCACCATGGCTCGTGCGCCGTCGGAGGTCTCCTCGGCGGGTTGGAACAGCGCGACGACCGTGCCGCCCCAATGGTCGGTGCCTTCGGCGAGGAGTTCGGCCGCCCCGAGCAGGGCGGCCACGTGGACGTCGTGTCCGCAGGCGTGCATGACCGGAACCTCGTTGCCGTCGGCGTCGGTGGCCCGCACGGTGCTGGCATAGTCCAAACCGGTGGCCTCCTCGACCGGCAAGGCGTCCATGTCCGCGCGCAGCAGCACCGCGGGACCCACCCCGTTGCGCAGCACTCCGACGACACCGGTCCCGCCGATGCCGTCGTGCACCTCGTAGCCGAACTCGCGAAGCCGTTCGGCGACCTTGCGAGCCGTGTCGACCTCCCGGTGCGACAACTCCGGATGCCGGTGCAGGTCGCGGTAGAAGTCCTGCTGCCAGTCCCGCACGTGTGCCAGCCCGTCGAGCACTGCGTCCGCAGCTGCCCTGGAATGCCTCACCGGGCGGGTATACCTCGACCCATGTCCTCCGAAACGCCGTTGCTGTTGGTGCTCGATCTCATCGGCACCTTCGCCTTCGCGCTCAACGGTGCGTTGACCGCGGTGCGCGCCGAGCGACTCGACATCTTCGGGGTCACCGCACTCGGCATGTTCACCGCGCTGGGCGGCGGGACGATCCGCGACGTCTTCCTCGACGCTCTGCCGCCGGCGACGTTCGTCGACTGGCGCTACCTGACCGTGGCGGTGGCGGGCGGCCTGATCGCGTTCGCGCTCAGCCGGCGGCTGGACCGGCTCACGATGCCCATCACCGTGCTCGACGCCGTCGGATTGAGCGTGTTCGCGGTCCTGGCCGCCTACAAGGCGCTGAATCTGGGCTTCGGTATGCCGCAGGCGCTGATCGTGGGCACCGTCACCGCGGTCGGCGGTGGAACCATCCGGGACATGATGATCGGGCAGATCCCCACCGTGCTCCGCAGCGAGCTCTACGCGATTCCGGCGTTGATCGGCGCCGGCTGCGCCGCGGTCACGTACCGCCTGGGGGTGCACGGCACTGCCGCGGCGTTGGGATGTGCAGCCGTGTGCTTCGTGATCCGGATGATCGGGGTCCGCTTCGACCTCAACGCGCCGCGGCCGCCCGGGCCCCGCTGATCGCTCCTCTGTTCAGAAACGGCCGCAATTGGGAGTCGTCGGCACACCTTTGAACCGGTCGGCGATCCACTGCATGGCCGGCTCGCCGTCGACCAGCATGGGCAGCCCGTGGTTG contains:
- a CDS encoding DUF2254 domain-containing protein, translated to MAMRHTATPSAMRISTALYNFRESLFALPALVLVGGIVLAEVTAYLDDVVGVENSLPLTLEMNSNAAIWLLSTVAGATITTAGVVFSLTVVSLQLASSQFSPRVMRSFIRDRFSQFVIGLLVATFVFCVLTLRHISGEPNSNAPRVSMTAAVVLAVATVLLIIAYLNRLAYGLQVGEVVRTIAAEADAVIDEQAREARTETPARDEPTAEPDRHLTVRAHTNGWVTQAASRYILAAVPPSTTVRLETRTGAYIHRGEVLMTLWPVPSDPERVERKLRSTVEIADIRTMQQDVDFGIRQLVDIALRALSPAINDPTTATDVVLRLGSLMRELLMADTPPPAVRGAGDKVLLRPWDLSHEEYIAHAFEQIRQSSASQPHVVTALARVLRMLIEHARTVGCEQYVPALREQLRLLTDEMAARDDIHPADLERLQAISNDIDPAEHEL
- a CDS encoding heme-binding protein: MSRLRTLQWTASIAGTGALFGAALFGVTGSAQATPDSGMNAPGCTAADLEGVRAGVDASTSAYLFIHPDLNGFLHTMQGKTREQVADQMKGYMAGHPQENAEMAGIRQPLVDLKNHCGAMVNP
- a CDS encoding catalase; translation: MAKNQGPKDAIKGAVEDVVEEVKDKTKEVLEAATGKGAGAYVPGAPGPQPPQFDEPTTPREPLPPKPDQTAPELRTATGTPVEGPPTARGQQGEYLTTAQGARLYETDHSLKAGERGPTLLQDHHLREKVMHFDHERIPERVVHARGAGAHGVFRGNGAAEKICKAGFLKSGVETKVFVRFSTVIGNRGSLDTARDTRGFATKFYTDEGTFDLVGNNIPVFFIQDGIKFPDVVHAAKPHPDREIPQAQTAHDTFWDFLSLHTEATAHTIWNMSDRGIPRSYRMMEGFGVNTFRLEAPDGSTSLVKFHWKPRQGVHSLVWEEAQLAGGVDPDFHRRDLADAIEAGAYPEWELGVQVMPDTPEQTFEGIDLLDPTKIVPEELAPVQPIGTMQLNGNPTNFFAETEQVAFHPGHLVPGIDVTDDPLLQARLFSYLDTQLTRLGGPNFAQIPINRPHAPVNDMLRDGYHQHGVHPGAAPYRPNSLDGGCPFLAAAETGAYIEIPAALPASTKRRAAPASFDDHFTQATLFYRSLQPVEQAHVADAFIFELGKCYEQAIKERAVAVLANVDAELCATVAAGLGLEPPAPSVAPTSPELSPALSQIGGRWPVEGRKVGILTGADSEPGEVAALVAAIAAADLVPLVTASHGGMLPNGNAALPISRTYGTGRSVEFDALVLAGSPPDTGARIMVDEAFRHLKAIGVLPQGEGLLATAGVSAEGEGVLTGSDPAQLAEALIDSLGEHRVWNRVLLA
- a CDS encoding amidohydrolase; the protein is MRHSRAAADAVLDGLAHVRDWQQDFYRDLHRHPELSHREVDTARKVAERLREFGYEVHDGIGGTGVVGVLRNGVGPAVLLRADMDALPVEEATGLDYASTVRATDADGNEVPVMHACGHDVHVAALLGAAELLAEGTDHWGGTVVALFQPAEETSDGARAMVDDGLAELIPGVDVALAQHVLPAPAGRVGTAAGPLLSAADSMRVTVYGRGAHGSMPQAAVDPVVLAAMIVVRLQTIVSREVAPGDSAVLTVGSIQAGSKSNVIPDRAVLQLNIRTYSEQTRTAMLDAIRRIVTAECEASDSPREPEFDIFDRFPLTDNDTATTERVSDAFTTFFGDRCQPMPQQTASEDFSEIPAALGVPYTYWGLGGIEPAAYQEAAKRGRIDQEIPVNHSPTFAPVIQPTLDTGTQALVVAALAWLAPE
- a CDS encoding trimeric intracellular cation channel family protein, with amino-acid sequence MSSETPLLLVLDLIGTFAFALNGALTAVRAERLDIFGVTALGMFTALGGGTIRDVFLDALPPATFVDWRYLTVAVAGGLIAFALSRRLDRLTMPITVLDAVGLSVFAVLAAYKALNLGFGMPQALIVGTVTAVGGGTIRDMMIGQIPTVLRSELYAIPALIGAGCAAVTYRLGVHGTAAALGCAAVCFVIRMIGVRFDLNAPRPPGPR